CGCCCGACGTGCGGTCCGGGCGTGTGCGGCTGCGCCGCGCCTGGCTGAGGTGATCAGCCAGGACGCGACCGCCTTGGGGTCGTCGATGGTCTGGTGCAGGCGTACGAACCCCAGCCAGGTCGCCTGAATCACGTCCTCAGCCGACTGGCGGTCGTGCCCGTAGGCCCTCACCACGTGCCAGAGCACCGGTGTCATCGTGGAGACCAGATCGTCCACCGCGCTGGCGTCCCCCGAACGCCAGGCGATGAACGCCCCACTGGCCAAGTCCCACGGTGACTGGTCGAGCTGCCCCTCAGCTCTTCGGTCCTCTGACATGGTGACCATTGTCCCCATGTCAGTAGAGGAGGGAGCACCCGCCGTGCTGATACACCGCGAGCGAGATTTCTTTCTCAGAACATCAGTGTCGCGAACGTCGCCGTCTGCTCGAAGCCGACGCGGGCGTACGCCGCACGCGCCGGGGCGTTCCACTCGTTGACGTAGAGGGAGACCACCGGCGCGAGGCCGGACTCCAGGACGTGGCTGACCACGGCGGACATGCCCCGCGCGGCGAGGCCCTCGCCCCGGCGGTCCGGACGCACCCACACGCCCTGCACCTGGGCGGCGTACGGCGTCGCGCAGGCGATCTCGGCCTTGAACACCACGCCGTGGTCGTCGAAGCTCGCCAGCGACCAGCCGCGGCCGATGAGCTGCTGGACGCGCGCCCGGTAGAGGTCGCCGCCGCCGGCGTCGTTCTCCGGCGAGACGCCGACCTCCTCGGTGTACATCGCGACGCAGGCCGGGTAGAGGACGTCGAGGTCGCGCTGCGTGGTCAGGCGTACGTCGGGGGCGGGCGCCACGGCCGGCGCCCGGCTGATCTGCAGGTGGGGCTGCTCCGGGCGGACCTCGCGCGGTCGCGACCACCGGGGCTGGATCTCGTCCCACAGCGCGGCGACCACCTCGCTCGGGCCGACGATCGTCCCGACGCTGCTGCGGCGCCGCAGCGCCGCGTCGGCGAAGGCGCCCACGTCGGCGGGCGTGCACTGCACCGGCACCAGGTTGGCACCGAGGTGGCAGCCGGCGACGAGCTCGCCGTCCTCGAACCGGCCCCAGACCTGGCCGCCGAGCCACCGCTCGTCGAGGTTGGTCAGGCGGGCGCGGTAGTCGGCGAACACGTTGACCACCGGGTCCTGCTCGGCGAGCGCGACGAAGCGGTCCCGGTCTCCCGGGCCCAGCACACGCACCTGCTCGCGGGTCCTCAGCACGCTCCCGAGCCTAGGGCGGTGGAGGGCCGGCCACCAACGTGAGCGCCGACCACCGGTCAGGTCAGGGGTGCGGCGGGGTAGGTCAGCTGACGCTGACGGTCGCCTCGGCGCCCTCGACCGCCTCCATGCCCTCGGCGATGCGCATGGCCTCCTCGATGAGGGTCTCCACGATCTGCGACTCCGGCACCGTCTTGACGACCTCGCCCTTGACGAAGATCTGGCCCTTGCCGTTGCCGGAAGCGACGCCCAGGTCGGCCTCGCGGGCCTCACCCGGACCGTTGACGACGCAGCCCATCACCGCGACGCGGAGCGGCACCTCGAGGCCGTCGAGCCCCGCGGTGACCTCCTCGGCCAGCTTGTAGACGTCGACCTGCGCGCGACCGCAGGAGGGGCAGGACACGATCTCGAGCCGCCGCGGCTTGAGGTTGAGCGACTCCAGGATCTGCAGGCCGACCTTCACCTCCTCGACCGGCGGGGCCGACAGCGAGACCCGGATGGTGTCACCGATGCCCTTGCTGAGCAGGTGGCCGAAGGCGACGGCCGACTTGATGGTGCCCTGGAACGCCGGCCCGGCCTCGGTGACGCCGAGGTGCAGCGGCCAGTCGCCGGCCTCGGCGAGGAGCTCGTAGGCGCGCACCATGACGACCGGGTCGTTGTGCTTGACCGAGATCTTGAAGTCGTGGAAGTCGTGCTCCTCGAAGAGGCTGGCCTCCCAGACGGCCGACTCGACGAGCGCCTCGGGCGTCGCCTTGCCGTACTTGTCGAGGATCCGCTTGTCGAGCGAGCCGGCGTTGACGCCGATGCGGATGGAGGTGCCGCGGTCCTTGGCAGCGCGCGCGATCTCCTTGACCTGGTCGTCGAACTTGCGGATGTTGCCGGGGTTGACCCGGACGGCGGCGCAGCCGGCGTCGATGGCCGCGAAGACGTACTTGGGCTGGAAGTGGATGTCGGCGATCACCGGGATCTGCGAGTGCTGCGCGATCTCGGGCAGCGCGTCGGCGTCGTCCTGGCTCGGGCAGGCCACCCGGACGATGTCGCAGCCGGTGGCGGTGAGCTCGGCGATCTGCTGGAGGGTGGCGTTGACGTCGGAGGTCAGCGTGGTCGTCATCGACTGGACCGAGATCGGCGACTCGCTGCCGACACCCACGGAGCCCACCTTGATCTGGCGAGTCTTGCGGCGGGGCGCCAGGACGGGGGGCGGCAGGGCGGGCATGCCGAGCGAGACGGACGGGCTGACAGCGGTCATGGCGCCAGTCTAGGTCGGCGGACCTCCTCGACCCGACTCGGCGGACCCGGGACCCGGGTCAGCTCAGGTGCAGCGGCACGACGATGTCGGCCACGATCAGGACCACGCCCATCACGAGCATGGCGAGCCCGACGACGTAGGCCACCGGCAGCAGCTTGGCGACGTCGACGTGCCCGGGGTCCGGTCGGCCGCGGAGGCGTGCGACGCCGCGCTTGAGGCCTTCGTAGAGGGCCCCGGCGATGTGGCCGCCGTCGAGCGGGAGCAGCGGCACGAAGTTGAACATGCCGATGAAGAAGTTGAAGCTCGCGATGAGGAACAGCAGCGTCACGAGCTTGTCGGTGAGCGGGAACGCCTCGTTGGAGGCGGCCTCGCCGGCGAACCGGCCGCCGCCCACGATCGAGACGGGGCTGTCGGCGGCGCGCTCCTCGAGCCCGACGATCGCGCGGCCCACCTCGTAGACCTTGACCGGGAGCTGGCCGAGGGCCTGCACCGTCTCGACGGTCATCGTCCCCATCTGCTCGGTCGTGTAGAGCAGGCCACCGGTCCGCAGGCTCGTCTCCGGCTGGACGCCGAGGAAGCCGACCTCGGTGAGGGTGTCGTCCTCGAGCGAGGTCTGGCGCAGGGTCACCGTGGTGTTGGTCGTGAGGGTCAGCATCGTGTCACTGCGCCGCACCTCGATGACGGCGTTGCCGTCGGCGTTGTCGCGGATCGCCGCCTGGAGGCTGTCCCAGTCGCTGAACCGGGTGCCGTTGAAGCTGACGATCTCGTCGCCGGGCCGGATCCCGGCCTCCTTCGCGGGCGTGACCGGGTCGTCGGCGGTGCAGTCGCGCGGCAGCTCCTCGACCGGGATGACGCACGCGGGCACGGCGGCGACGGTGGGCTCCACCACCTCGTCGCGGGGGTTGCCGTAGGTCGCGAACAGCACCGCGAAGATTGAGAACGCGATGGCGATGTTGACCATCGGCCCGCCCGCCATCACGATCACCTTCTTCCACCAGGTGAGCCGGTAGAACAGCCGGTCGGTGTCGTGCTGCTTGACGTACTCCCACTCCGCGGCGCGCGCGTCGGAGATGAGCTGGGTGAACATGCCGGTGTTGGAGCGGCGCACCTTGTGCACCGGCTCGCCGTCCTCGTCGTAGGTCGTCTCCTCGACGAGGCCCTCGGCACCCGGGGGCAGCATCCCGACGATCTTGACGTAGCCGCCGAGCGGGATCGCCTTGATGCCGTACTCGGTCTCACCGATCTGCCGGCTCCACACGGTCGGGCCGAAGCCGATGAACCACTGCGGCACCTTGCACCCGAACTTCTTCGCCGGGATGAGGTGACCGAACTCGTGCAGCCCGATGGAGACCAGGATGGCCACCACGAAGGTGACGACACCCAGGGTGTAGAGGATCGGGGTCACGAGGGTTCCTTGTCAGGTCAGGCAGGCGCGATGACGGCGGTGGCGCGCTCCCGCGCCCACGCGTCGGCCGCGAGGACGTCGTCCACCGTCAGGTTCTCCGACGAGCGTACGTCGTGGGCGGCGAGGACGTCGGCAACCGTGGGGATGATGTCGACGAAGCGGAGGCGCCCGGCGCGGAACGCCTCGACGCAGGCCTCGTTGGCGGCGTTGTAGACCGCCGGCGCGGTGCCGCCCTGCTCCCCCGCCGCCCGCGCGAGGGAGACGGCCGGGAAGGCGTCGTCGTCGAGCGGGAGGAACTCCCACGTGCCGGGGGTGGTCCAGTCGAAGGCGGGCGCCGCGTCGGGCACCCGGTCGGGCCAGGCGAGGCCGAGCGCGATGGGGATCATCATGGTCGGCGGGCTGGCCTGGAGGATCGTGGAGCCGTCGACGAACTCGACCATCGAGTGGACGTCGCTGGTGGGGTGCACCACCACGTCGATCCGGTCGAAGGGGATGTCGAAGAGCAGGTGTGCCTCGATGACCTCCAGGCCCTTGTTGACCAGGGTGGCGGAGTTGATGGTGATGACCGGTCCCATCGACCAGGTGGGGTGCTGGAGCGCCTCGTCGACGGTGACGGTGGCGAGGTCCTCGCGGGTGCGGCCGCGGAAGGGTCCGCCGGACGCGGTCAGCACGAGGCGTCGTACCTCCGCGCGGGTGCCGGAGCGCAGGCACTGGGCCAGCGCGGAGTGCTCGGAGTCGACCGGCACGATCTGGCCCGGCTGCGCCCGGCCGGTGACCAGGGCACCGCCCATGATGAGCGACTCCTTGTTGGCCAGCGCGAGGGTGTTGCCGGCGTCGAGGGCGGCCAGGGTGGGCCGCAGGCCGACAGCGCCGGTGATGCCGTTGAGCACGACGTCGCACTCCCGGGCCGCGGCCTCCGTCGACGCCTCCTCGCCCAGGCCGGACCAGGCGGGGGCGAACTCCGCCACCTGGGCGTCGAAGAGCTCGCGGTTCGAGCCGCCGGCGGTGAGCGCGACGACGCGGAAGCGGTCGGGGTGGGCGCGGACGAGCTCGAGGGCCTGGGTGCCGATCGACCCGGTCGAGCCGAGGATCACGATGTCGCGCACAGTCACCGCCCCAGTTTGTCAGGATGGGCGCCGTGACCGAGGACTGGCAGGCACTCATGCGTGCCGAGACGCTGCTCGACCTGCGCCGCGACGCCGAGGCCGAGCAGCGCTTCCGCGACGTCCTCGCCGCCGACCCGGAGTCGGTCCCCGCCCTGCTGGGGCTCGGTCGCGCCCTCAACCGCCAGGACCGGCACGAGGAGGCCGAGCGGGCGGTCCGCAGCGCGCTGGCGCTCGCGCCGGAGCACGCGGCGGGCTACCACCAGCTCACCGACGTCCTCTGCGACCGCCGCGACGGCGCCGGCGCGCTGAGTGCCGCCGAGAGCGGCCTGGCGCTCGCGCCGCACGCCTTCACCTCGCACTACCAGCACGCCCGCGCCCTGCTGAGCCAGCGGCGACCGCGGGTCCGCGACGCGTACGACGCCGCGGTGCGGGCCGTGGGGCTCGCTCCGCACAGTCCCGACGCCCACAACCTCGTCGGCCTGTGCCTCGACGGCCTCGGCGACCACGCCGGCGCGCAGGCCGCCTTCCGCAACGCGCTGGCCCTCGACCCGCTGCACACGATGGCGCAGAACAACCTCGCCGCGACCGAGCTCGACCGCGGCCGGCTCCGCCGCGCGGCCGGCCTGCTGCGCTCGGCGGTCGGCAACGACCCGCAGGAGAAGCAGCTGCACCAGAACCTCGACGTCGTGCTCCTGCTGCTCGTCCGGCGCGTGGTGTGGTCCCTGTGCGGGGTGGCGATCGTGCTCGGCGTGCTGCTGGTGACGGAGGCGCCCTGGTGGGCCCGAGCGCTGAGCGGCACGGCCTACGTCGCCGTGCTCGCCACGCTGCTGCACCGGGTCCGCGTCCAGCTCCCGCGCGGCGTGAGCCGCTGGGGCCGGGGCATCTGGGGCCGGACGCGGTGGCAGGGGCGCTACCTCATCGGCCTGCTGGTGCTCCTGTCCGTCGCGGTGCTGCTGCTGGCCTTCGCCCCCTACCCGGTGGCGGCCGGAGCCGGGCTCGTGCTCGGCGGCATCCTGCGGGTGCTCGGCGTGCTGTGCGTCATCGGCTGGATCGGCGCCGCCGCGGTCAACCTCGCGCGCGGTCGGTGACGGCCCTCCTAGGGTGGGCGCCGTGGACGAGCGACTGATCGACAGCCTGGCGGCCGCGGTGCGCTCCGCCCCGGACGACCTCACCCTCCGGCTGCACCTCGCCGGGCTGCTCGTCGACGCCGGGCGCGGCGGCGAGGCCGTCGAGCACGTCGCGACCGTCCTGGCCACCGAGCCCACGTCGGCGCGGGCCCGCGAGCTGATGGCTCAGGCCGTGGCTCCCCCGTCGGCGCCTGCGCCCGCCGACCAGGCTCCCGCCGACGCGCCCACCGACGCTCCCACTGACGCGCCCACCGACGTGCCCCCTGCGGGTGCGCCGACCGACTTCGACTGGCGTGCCGCCGAGTCCGACCTCGGCGACCCGGTCGGACCGATGTTCGTCGACGGCGCCACCGAGGACCCCGGCCCGGCCGCGTTCGACGCCGAGCGGGTCGGCGTACGGCTCGCGGACGTGGGCGGGCTCACCGAGGTCAAGAAGCGCCTCGAGGCCGGCTTCCTCGCGCCGCTGCGCAACCCGGAGCTGCGCCGGCTCTACGGCAAGTCGCTGCGAGGTGGCCTGCTGCTCTACGGCCCGCCGGGGTGCGGCAAGACGTTCCTCGCCAAGGCCGTCGCCGGGGAGCTCGGCGCCTCCTTCATCCACGTCTCGCTGGCCGACGTGCTCGGCATGTACGTCGGGCAGAGCGAGCGCAACGTCAAGGAGCTCTTCGAGGTCGCCCGGACCTCCGCGCCGTGCGTGCTGTTCCTCGACGAGCTCGACGCCATCGGGCAGAAGCGCTCCCTGTCGCGCAACAGCGGCGCGCGCACCACCGTCAACCAGCTCCTCACCGAGCTCGACGGCGTCGGCTCGGACAACGAGGGCGTCTTCGTGCTCGCGGCCACCAACCACCCGTGGGACGTCGACCCGGCGCTGCGCCGCCCCGGTCGCCTCGACCGCACGCTGCTGGTGCTGCCGCCCGACCGCGAGGCGCGGGAGGCGATCCTGCGCACCCACCTGCGCGACCGGCCGGTCGAGCGCATCGACACGCGCAGGCTGGCCACGGCGACCGACGGCTTCAGCGGCGCCGACCTCGCCCACCTGTGCGAGTCGGCGTCGGAGAACGCGCTGATGGAGTCCGTCGGCTCGGGGCAGGTCCGGATGATCGGGATGGCCGACTTCGACCAGGCCCTGTCCGAGGTCCGCCCCTCGATCGGGCCGTGGTTGGAGACCGCGCGCAACGTGGCGCTCTACGCCAACGCCTCGGGCGAGTACGACGACCTGGCGACGTGGCTGCGCAAGCAGCGCTAGCCCGCCTGCTCCTCCGGCGCGCCGAACGACCAGATGCCCACGCCGCCGACCTCCACCAGCGTGGCGCCGGCGGTGACCGGCACCTTCTGGTCGTCCGACGCGCCGAGCGCGGCGCGCACGGTCAGCACGTCGTCGCGGTGCCGGGCGAGCACGGCGTCGCCGGGCACGTCGGCGCAGGGCGCCGGGTCCGTGCGGCCTGCGCGCATCGCGACGTCCCAGGGGACGTCCTCGTCGTCGACCGTGAGGACCACGCCGGCGTCGGTGGAGCCGACCCGCACCCGGCCCTCGGCGCCGGGCGAGTCGTCGTACGCCGCCTCGGCGCCGACGCGTGCCACGGCCAGCGCCACCAGCACCCCCTCCTCGGGAGGCAGCGAGCCGAGCACCACCCGGTCACCGATCCCGACGCCGAAGGCGCGCAGCACGCCGGCGCAGGCGGCCACCTCGGTGAGCAGCCAGGCGAAGGTCCGCTCCTTGCCGGCGAGCGTCAGGGCGACGTCATCGGCGCGACCACGGATCACGTGGATGTCGAGGGCGTTGTAGCAGGCGTTGAGGGTGCCGGGGTCGCCGTCGGCGGGCGCCCTGAACCAGGTGACGTCGGCCATCGGGTCAGGCCAGCCCGTTGTCCGCCGTCTCGGCCGGCCGCGACGGGGTGCGCAGCCAGGCGTCGAAGAAGCCGGTGAGGTCCTGCCCGCTGACCCGCGCGGCCACCTCCTCGAACTCGGCGGACGAGCCGTTGCCGCCGCGCTGCTCGCTGATCCACGTGCGCAGCACCCGCCAGAACGCCTCGTCGCCGACGCGGTTGCGCAGGGCCTGCAGGGTCATGGCGCCGCGGCCGTAGACGGCCCCGTCGAAGACGCGCTCGGCGCCCGGGTCGCCGATGGTGAGCTTCCAGAAGTCGGAGGAGCCGTCGACGTCGGTGTAGTAGTCGCGCAGGGTCGCAGCGGCCGAGCGACCGCCGTGGTTCTCGGTCCAGCGCCACTCCATGAACGTCGCGAACCCCTCGTTGAGCCAGATGTCGCGCCAGTGCTGGACGGCGATGTCGTCGCCGAACCACTGGTGGGCGAGCTCGTGCACCACGAGGCTGGTGTAGCCGGCGCCCACCGAGGGGTAGGTCGGCCGGGTCTGGTTCTCCAGGGCGAAGCCCGGGTCGAGCGACGTCGTGATGCCGCCGACCACCGAGAACGGGTAGTCGCCGAGGTCCTCCTCGAGTCCGGCGACGACCTCCGGGGTCTTCTTCATCAGCCGCATGCTGGCGTCGTGCTCGGCGTCGCTGAGGCCCTTCGAGACCGCCACGAGCCACGGCAGGCCGCGGTGCCTGCCCTTGGCGATGGTGAAGTCGCCGGCGGCGAAGAAGGCGAGGTAGGGCACCATCGGCTCGTCGGCGCGCCAGTGCCACATCGTGGAGGTGCGGCCGACCTTCCTGCCCTTGAGCTCGCCGTTGGAGATCACCTCGCGCCCGTTGGGCACGCGCACCTTGACGTCGACGACCGCCTTGTCGAGCGGGTGGTCGTTGGCGGGGAACCACCACGGGGCCATGTGCGGCTCGTTCATCGTGACGACCTCGCGCCGGCTCGCGAGCCAGTTGTCCTCGCCGGCGTAGGAGTGCCTGCCGGGGCGGTCGGCGTACGACACGACGACGGTGTGCTCGGTGCCGGCGGCCAGCGGCCGCTTCGGCGTGATCCGCAGCTCGTGCCCGCCGCCGGTCCTGGCGACGTCGGCCTTCGCGCCGTCGACGGTCACCTTCGACACCTTCAGCAGGAAGTCGAGGGAGAAGCTCCTGAGCTCGGTCAGGGCGGTGAGCTCGACGCGGGTGCGACCGCTCAGCCGCCTGTCCTCGAGCGAGTAGCGGTTGTCGATGGCGTAGGACGACACGTCGATGCCGCCGTTGCCGTCGAGCGGCCAGTAGGGGTCGCCGATGCCCGACGCGCCGTCGACCGGGGCGTCCGCCCGCACTCCGGCCGTGGCGGTGGCGCTGGCCAGCCCGACGGTCATGGCACCGGCGAGGACGACGGCGAGCAGGGGTCGAGGGATCGGTCGTGAGGTCACCCTCCGAACCTAGCCCACTCCGTAATTCGGGTGCGGACCGCCGACGGCTGCGCCAGACTGGTCGGCGTACGCCCCGGCGACGACCCGCGTCGCCCGTGTTGTGAGAGGAGCCGTGACATGTCCATCACTGTCCTCGGCCTGCCCGCCGACCACCTCTCTCACGCACGGAGCACCCACCTTGACGCACGCATTCCCGGAGGACTTCCTCCGCACTGACGACCGTTCGCCCACCGAGGGCATCGACGAGTCGTTCGTCTTCTCGTTCCACACCTACGCCGACGAGCTCGGCGAGGGTCAGCGCTGGTCCCGCTGGGAGGACCTCGAGGCCCTCATGCGGGGCCCCGAGCCGCGCCCCGACTGGGTCGTCACCTCCAGCGGCGCCATCGACGCCGACCTGGGCATCCTCAAGACCGGCAAGGAGGCCGACGTCTTCCTGCTGGAGCGCGGCGACCCGCACCGGCCCGAGGACGCGGTCGTGATGGCCGCGAAGCGCTACCGCGACACCGACCACCGCACCTTCCACCGTGCAGCCGCCTACACCGAGGGCCGCTCCATGAAGCGCTCCCGGGACGAGCGCGCCCTCAAGCGCAAGTCGACCTGGGGCCGCCAGGTCGCCGCGGGCGAGTGGGCGATCTCGGAGTGGAACGCCCTGCGGCGGTGCTGGGAGCTCGGCCTCCCGGTCCCCTACCCGGTCCAGATCGACGACACCGAGATCCTGATGGAGTGGATCACCCACACCGTCGACGGCGAGGTCGAGACCGCGCCCCGGGTGGCCCAGGTCCGCCCCGAGCGGACCGTGGTCGAGGGCTACTACGAGCAGCTCCGCGACGCGCTGATGACGCTCGTCCAGGCTGGGCTCGTGCACGGGGACCTGTCTCCCTACAACACCCTCGCCGCCGGTGAGCGGCTGGTCATCATCGACCTGCCGCAGATGGTGGACCTCGTCGGCAACCCGCGCGGGATGGACTTCCTGCTGCGCGACTGCGCCAACATGTGCGCCTGGTTCCGCTCCCGCGGGCTCGAGGTCGACGAGCAGGAGCTGTTCGGGGAGCTGATGGCCCACGCCTTCTGAGCGGGGGTCGTCGGGTGGGTCCTCGGGTTTCGGGTTTCCCCGCACAGGCGGGGAAACCCGAACTTCTGGGGGCGTGCACACCCCCAGAAGTTCGCAACACGCTCGGCAAGTCCGCCTTGAGTCTCTCAGGGACTCACGCCTGAGAGCGGATAGGTTGGGGCGCGTGCTGCACTCCCGTGGACGCGTCCTCGACGTCACCTCCCTCGACGACCTCGACCGTCGGCTGGCCGAGGGCGTGCGGTCGCTGGCCGGCTGGCGGGTGCTGCGCCTCGACCTCACCGCGCGCGGCCCCGCCCTGCTCGAGCGGTCGCTGGCGCAGTCGCTGTTCCTCGGCTGCGAGTTCGCCGAGGGCGAGGACGACGCCGTACGTCGCGCCGGCGGGGTGGTGCTGCACGCGATCCCCGACGTCCCGGTCGACCCCTACCGGGCGGGCCTCTACTCCCCCGCCGAGCTCTACGACGCACCCCGCTACGAGGACACCCTCGACGCCCGGGCCTACGCCTGGTCCCGGCGCGGTGCCGGACCCGAGGACGCGCTCGCCATGGCGCTGCACGACCACCACGTCGACGCCGCCCTCGGCGAGTGGGTCGCCGGACGCGAGGTCGTCGGCGTCATGGGCGGCCACGCGCTGGAGCGCGGCAGCGAGGCGTACGCCGACGCGGCGCGGCTCGGCCACACCCTGGCCGCGCGGCTGACGGTCGCCACGGGCGGCGGACCCGGGGCGATGGAGGCCGCCAACCTCGGCGCGTTCGTGCCGGGGGACGCATCGGGTCAGGCGTCCGCCGCGCTCGACGCCGCGCTGGCGGCGGTCGCGCGGGTGCCGTCGTTCCGACCCGACATCGGCGCTTGGGCCCGGGTCGCGCTGGACGTCGTCGAGGCGACGGCCGGCGGCCGGGCGTCGCTCGGCATCCCGACCTGGCACTACGGCCACGAGCCGCCGAACCCCTTCGCCACGGCGATCGCGAAGTTCTTCCGCAACGCCCCGCGCGAGGCGCTGCTGCTCGAAGTGTGCACAGCCGGCATCGTGTTCCTCCCGGGAGCCGGCGGCACGGTGCAGGAGGTCTTCCAGGACGCCTGCGAGAACTACTACGCCGACCGGACGTCCGTGGCGCCCATGGTGCTGGTCGGCCGCCGCCACTGGACCGAGGACCTTCCCGTGTGGCCGCTGCTGCAGGCGCTGGCGCGCGGACGGTCGATGGAGCCCCACGTCCACCTCGTCGACAGCGTCGAGGAGGCCGTGGCGGTGGTGGTGGCGGAGGTCACCCGGCGCGTCGGCGGCTGAGCGCCGGGGCCGCGCCCACCTCGCGGTAGTGGCCGACCAGCAGCTCGTTGACCGCCTGCCACGTCCGCCCGTGGACGCTGGCGCGCGCCGCACGTGACATCCGCAGCCGCAGCACGGGCTGGGTGACGAGCCGCTCGACGTGCGCCGCCAGCTCCTCGGCGTCGCCCGGCTCGTAGAGGAAGCCCGCGACGGTGTCGTCGACGACGTCGACCGGGCCGCCGGCGCGCGGGGCCACCACCGGGACGCCACTGGCGAGCGCCTCCTGGGCGGACTGGCAGTAGGTCTCGTGGCGGCCGGTGTGCACGAAGACGTCGAGGGTGGCGTAGGCCCGGGCCAGCTCCTCGCCGTGCAGGACGCCGAGGAAGGCGGCGTCCGGGAGCAGCGCCCGGAGGCGGCCCTCCTCCGGCCCGCCGCCCACCAGGACGAGGCGTACGCCGGGGAGCCGGTCGACCTGCGCCAGCAGCTCGAGCTCCTTCTCGGGCGCCAGCCGGCCGACGTACCCCACGAGCAGCTCGCCCGCCGGCGCGAGCGCGGCGTGCA
This genomic stretch from Nocardioides renjunii harbors:
- a CDS encoding serine protein kinase RIO, which encodes MTHAFPEDFLRTDDRSPTEGIDESFVFSFHTYADELGEGQRWSRWEDLEALMRGPEPRPDWVVTSSGAIDADLGILKTGKEADVFLLERGDPHRPEDAVVMAAKRYRDTDHRTFHRAAAYTEGRSMKRSRDERALKRKSTWGRQVAAGEWAISEWNALRRCWELGLPVPYPVQIDDTEILMEWITHTVDGEVETAPRVAQVRPERTVVEGYYEQLRDALMTLVQAGLVHGDLSPYNTLAAGERLVIIDLPQMVDLVGNPRGMDFLLRDCANMCAWFRSRGLEVDEQELFGELMAHAF
- a CDS encoding LOG family protein — its product is MLHSRGRVLDVTSLDDLDRRLAEGVRSLAGWRVLRLDLTARGPALLERSLAQSLFLGCEFAEGEDDAVRRAGGVVLHAIPDVPVDPYRAGLYSPAELYDAPRYEDTLDARAYAWSRRGAGPEDALAMALHDHHVDAALGEWVAGREVVGVMGGHALERGSEAYADAARLGHTLAARLTVATGGGPGAMEAANLGAFVPGDASGQASAALDAALAAVARVPSFRPDIGAWARVALDVVEATAGGRASLGIPTWHYGHEPPNPFATAIAKFFRNAPREALLLEVCTAGIVFLPGAGGTVQEVFQDACENYYADRTSVAPMVLVGRRHWTEDLPVWPLLQALARGRSMEPHVHLVDSVEEAVAVVVAEVTRRVGG